The following proteins are encoded in a genomic region of Maribacter hydrothermalis:
- a CDS encoding DUF4249 domain-containing protein: protein MKVYTTNMEITLMAMTIGLSMSSCIEPFVAEAVDFNSAIVIEATITDENKNQEILVSRTFALDTTGIYGERGAHVSVTDTNGAVYDFEESEEGKYISNVSFAAQAGLGYSLSVTTVDGSVYSSDEVVTPQPTQIDSVYSVRGFNNISLKDGMFIYIDSYDPTGANKYYRYTYEETYKIIPPFWSAYETFITTSDPLSLLVDLRPRQREERVCFTTAVSNSIIQESTTNFNQNRISRFPVRFISRENYILSHRYSILVKQYVQSPEAYAYFRGLNDLSKSGSIFSQIQTGFLEGNIKSEQNLDEEVVGFFEVSSVSEKRVFFNYSDYFPEEKLPPFIADCTFQIPNQEISLIFLVENEILEFFQFADGDDDERPDNGGVPQYPYVMVPTICGDCNVLGSNIKPDFWID from the coding sequence ATGAAAGTGTATACGACAAACATGGAAATAACACTAATGGCAATGACCATTGGACTTTCTATGAGCAGTTGTATAGAACCTTTTGTGGCTGAAGCTGTAGATTTTAATAGTGCCATAGTGATAGAGGCTACTATAACCGACGAGAATAAAAACCAGGAGATATTGGTTTCTAGAACCTTTGCTTTAGATACTACAGGTATTTATGGGGAACGTGGTGCGCATGTATCGGTTACTGATACTAATGGCGCTGTTTATGATTTTGAAGAAAGTGAAGAGGGTAAATATATTTCTAACGTTTCATTTGCTGCGCAAGCGGGTTTAGGCTATAGCTTATCTGTAACTACTGTTGATGGAAGTGTTTATTCTTCAGATGAAGTTGTAACTCCACAGCCAACACAAATAGATAGTGTTTATAGTGTTCGGGGTTTTAATAATATTTCTTTGAAAGATGGAATGTTTATTTACATTGACTCTTATGACCCAACAGGTGCAAACAAATATTATAGATATACTTATGAGGAGACCTATAAAATTATCCCACCGTTTTGGAGTGCTTATGAAACTTTTATTACAACTTCGGACCCTCTTTCCCTTTTGGTAGATTTAAGACCTAGGCAAAGAGAAGAAAGGGTATGTTTTACTACTGCAGTCTCTAATTCTATAATCCAAGAAAGTACAACCAATTTTAATCAAAATCGAATTTCTCGGTTTCCCGTACGATTTATAAGTAGGGAGAATTATATACTATCACATAGATACAGTATTTTGGTTAAGCAGTATGTGCAATCACCAGAAGCATATGCTTACTTCCGTGGTTTAAATGACCTTTCAAAATCGGGTAGTATTTTTTCACAGATTCAAACCGGGTTTTTGGAAGGTAATATTAAATCTGAGCAAAATTTGGATGAAGAAGTTGTTGGTTTTTTTGAAGTGAGTTCAGTTTCTGAAAAAAGAGTATTTTTTAATTATTCAGATTATTTTCCTGAAGAAAAACTTCCACCCTTTATTGCCGATTGTACGTTTCAAATTCCAAATCAGGAAATTTCGTTGATATTTTTGGTTGAGAATGAAATTCTTGAATTTTTTCAATTTGCTGATGGTGATGATGATGAAAGACCAGATAATGGAGGAGTGCCACAATATCCATATGTTATGGTACCTACAATATGTGGAGACTGTAATGTATTGGGTAGTAATATAAAACCAGATTTTTGGATAGATTAA
- a CDS encoding DUF4249 domain-containing protein codes for MKIYTTKANIVLMVMTIGLSMSSCIEPFVVETVDFNSALVIEATITDENKNQEILVSRTFALDTTGIYGERGAHVSVTDTNGAVYDFEESEEGKYISNVSFAAQAGLGYSLSVTTVDGSVYSSDEVVTPQPTQIDNLYAERDFKDGEVNEGIFIYVDSEDLTNSNEYYRYVYEETYKIIAPYWSPLDAYVISRVVPDIRVGTFDREEDERICYNTVTSKNVIQIEASNYNNNRINKFSIRFIDRDNTILASRYSILVKQFVESRAAFNYYETLQSLSDSESSLYQVQTGFIEGNLHSVTNKNENVIGFFQVSSSAEKRIFFEFEDYFPGEDPPSYDCELLTPQLKNIGGSEGYLIYGIDKDLFTFYNETEPPNVDTPFVMAYPNSCGDCTVLGSNVVPDFWVED; via the coding sequence ATGAAAATTTATACAACAAAAGCGAATATAGTTCTAATGGTAATGACCATTGGGCTTTCTATGAGCAGTTGTATAGAACCTTTTGTGGTGGAAACTGTAGATTTTAATAGTGCACTAGTAATTGAAGCCACTATTACCGACGAGAATAAAAACCAAGAAATATTGGTTTCTAGAACCTTTGCGTTGGATACTACAGGTATTTATGGGGAACGTGGTGCGCATGTATCGGTTACTGATACTAATGGCGCTGTTTATGATTTTGAAGAAAGTGAAGAGGGTAAATATATTTCTAACGTTTCATTTGCTGCGCAAGCGGGTTTAGGCTATAGCTTATCTGTAACTACTGTTGATGGAAGTGTTTATTCTTCAGATGAAGTTGTAACTCCACAGCCAACACAAATAGACAATCTTTATGCCGAACGAGACTTTAAGGATGGTGAGGTCAATGAGGGTATCTTTATTTATGTGGATAGCGAAGACTTAACCAATAGTAATGAATATTATCGTTATGTATATGAAGAGACCTATAAAATTATTGCTCCTTATTGGAGCCCTTTAGATGCATATGTAATATCAAGGGTTGTTCCTGATATTAGAGTTGGTACATTTGATAGGGAAGAAGATGAACGTATATGTTATAATACCGTAACCTCTAAAAATGTAATACAGATTGAAGCCTCTAATTACAATAATAATAGAATCAATAAATTTTCAATCCGTTTTATCGACAGAGACAATACTATTCTTGCCAGTCGCTATAGCATTTTGGTTAAACAATTTGTGGAATCTAGAGCTGCTTTCAATTATTACGAGACCTTACAATCTTTATCAGATTCAGAAAGTTCATTGTATCAAGTGCAAACAGGTTTTATCGAGGGGAATTTACATTCGGTTACTAACAAAAACGAAAATGTAATCGGGTTCTTTCAGGTGAGTTCATCTGCTGAAAAAAGAATCTTTTTTGAATTCGAAGATTATTTTCCAGGTGAAGACCCTCCAAGTTACGATTGCGAACTGTTAACTCCTCAATTAAAGAATATAGGTGGTAGTGAGGGATATTTGATATATGGAATTGATAAGGATTTATTTACTTTTTATAATGAAACTGAACCTCCAAATGTTGATACTCCATTCGTAATGGCTTATCCAAATTCTTGTGGCGATTGTACAGTATTGGGTAGTAATGTAGTTCCGGATTTTTGGGTAGAAGATTAA
- a CDS encoding DUF4249 domain-containing protein yields the protein MLITSKLTIIKKLVLALVIGLVMQNCIDPFEVEATEFKSAMVIEGTITDQVETQRILVSRTFPLDTVLMTGLSSAKVNVVDSNGGVFSFNEASPGEYESTSPFAAIPGTTYTLKVETADGKSYSSEEVEVPAKTTIDNLYAVRDFKDGGAEEGMFIYVDSYDPTGQSKYYRYEYEETYKIIAPFWSASDAYIVSPLPNPEVAIRTKTREEQVAYNTIASNTIIQENTTDLGEDRINKFPVRFINRENFILSHRYSILVKQFVQNRAAYAYYETLQLLSGTESLFSQRQSGFLEGNIKSDTNVEEDVVGFFQVSTVTEKRIFFNYTDFFPGESLPKYPVDCTLVSPPIINEAGASPLLIAIELETLKYVEEYNQESNPLNLSEYGPFLMVATPCGNSTFYGSNVVPEFWVE from the coding sequence ATGCTGATAACCAGTAAATTGACGATTATAAAGAAGCTTGTATTGGCATTAGTCATTGGGCTTGTTATGCAAAACTGCATTGACCCCTTTGAAGTGGAAGCTACCGAATTTAAAAGTGCTATGGTTATAGAAGGCACAATTACCGATCAGGTGGAAACACAGCGTATTTTGGTATCAAGAACATTTCCGCTAGATACCGTTTTAATGACAGGCTTAAGTTCGGCAAAAGTAAATGTTGTAGATAGTAATGGAGGCGTTTTTAGCTTTAACGAGGCGTCACCTGGCGAGTATGAGTCAACAAGTCCTTTCGCTGCCATACCGGGAACTACTTATACATTGAAAGTTGAAACCGCAGATGGTAAAAGCTATTCCTCAGAAGAAGTAGAAGTGCCAGCAAAAACCACTATTGATAATTTGTATGCCGTTAGAGATTTTAAAGATGGTGGAGCAGAAGAAGGTATGTTCATCTATGTAGATAGTTACGATCCTACTGGCCAATCTAAATATTACAGATATGAATATGAAGAAACTTATAAGATAATAGCCCCGTTTTGGAGTGCATCAGACGCTTATATTGTTTCACCTTTACCAAACCCGGAAGTGGCAATAAGAACTAAAACAAGAGAGGAGCAAGTGGCTTATAATACAATTGCTTCAAATACAATCATTCAAGAAAATACTACTGACTTAGGAGAAGATCGTATTAATAAATTTCCTGTTCGCTTTATTAATCGTGAGAATTTTATACTATCGCATCGCTATAGTATTCTGGTAAAACAATTTGTTCAGAATAGGGCAGCTTATGCGTATTATGAAACGCTACAATTACTCTCAGGTACAGAAAGTTTGTTTTCGCAAAGACAATCAGGTTTTTTAGAAGGTAACATAAAATCTGACACTAATGTAGAGGAGGATGTCGTTGGTTTTTTTCAAGTAAGTACGGTTACGGAAAAAAGAATATTTTTTAATTATACCGATTTTTTTCCAGGAGAAAGTTTACCTAAATATCCCGTTGATTGTACTTTGGTTTCTCCACCTATTATAAATGAAGCTGGTGCTTCACCATTACTTATAGCAATAGAATTGGAAACGTTAAAATATGTGGAAGAATATAATCAAGAAAGTAATCCATTAAATTTAAGTGAATACGGTCCTTTTTTAATGGTTGCCACACCATGTGGTAATAGTACATTTTATGGTTCAAATGTAGTGCCGGAATTTTGGGTAGAATAA
- a CDS encoding YifB family Mg chelatase-like AAA ATPase, with the protein MLTKVYGSAVFGVEATTIIVEVNIDKGIGYHLVGLPDNAIKESNYRIAAALQNNGYKIPGKKITINMAPADLRKEGSAYDLTLAIGILAASSQIKSEDIEKYIIMGELSLDGSLQPIKGALPIAIKAQEEGFTGFILPTANAKEAAIVGNLKVYGIDNIKQVIDFFDQGTPLEQTIIDTREEFYKNLDFPEFDFSDVKGQESIKRCMEIAAAGGHNIILIGPPGAGKTMLAKRLPSILPPMTLHEALETTKIHSVVGKIKNMGLMSQRPFRSPHHTISDVALVGGGAYPQPGEISLSHNGVLFLDELPEFKRGVLEVMRQPLEDREVTISRARFTVTYPSSFMLVASMNPSPGGYFNDPDAPVTSSPAEMQRYLSKISGPLLDRIDIHTEVTPVPFEKLSEERKGEGSVEIRKRVTAARELQTARFEELENVHYNAQMNTKQIRQYCKLDEKSKSLLKNAMERLNLSARAYDRILKVARTIADLGGDAVLNGDHISEAIQYRSLDREGWLG; encoded by the coding sequence ATGCTTACAAAAGTTTATGGTAGTGCAGTGTTTGGCGTTGAGGCCACCACTATAATTGTTGAGGTTAATATAGATAAGGGAATTGGTTATCATTTAGTAGGACTGCCCGACAACGCAATTAAGGAAAGCAATTACCGTATAGCAGCAGCGTTACAGAACAACGGCTACAAAATTCCTGGTAAAAAAATTACAATAAATATGGCACCTGCAGATCTTCGTAAGGAAGGTTCTGCGTATGACCTTACTTTAGCTATAGGTATACTCGCCGCTTCCAGTCAAATAAAATCAGAAGATATTGAGAAGTATATTATAATGGGTGAACTGTCTTTAGACGGTAGTTTACAGCCTATAAAAGGGGCGTTGCCCATTGCCATAAAAGCTCAGGAAGAAGGATTTACAGGTTTTATATTGCCTACTGCAAATGCTAAAGAAGCTGCTATTGTGGGGAATTTAAAAGTATATGGCATAGATAACATAAAACAAGTCATAGATTTCTTTGACCAAGGAACTCCGTTAGAGCAAACTATAATAGACACGCGGGAAGAATTTTATAAAAATTTAGATTTTCCTGAATTTGACTTTTCTGATGTAAAAGGGCAAGAAAGTATAAAACGCTGTATGGAAATTGCCGCTGCAGGCGGACACAATATTATATTAATAGGTCCGCCAGGAGCAGGTAAAACCATGTTGGCTAAAAGATTACCTTCTATTTTACCTCCTATGACTTTGCATGAAGCTTTGGAAACCACCAAAATACATAGTGTGGTGGGCAAGATTAAGAATATGGGATTAATGAGTCAACGACCTTTTAGGAGTCCACATCATACCATATCCGATGTTGCACTGGTTGGTGGCGGAGCATATCCGCAACCTGGGGAAATATCCCTCTCTCACAATGGAGTTTTATTTTTAGATGAATTACCAGAATTTAAACGTGGTGTATTAGAAGTAATGCGGCAACCGTTAGAGGACCGTGAGGTAACCATTTCACGTGCTCGTTTTACCGTAACTTACCCAAGTAGTTTTATGCTCGTAGCGAGTATGAATCCTAGTCCGGGAGGGTATTTTAATGACCCAGATGCGCCTGTGACTTCTTCACCCGCAGAAATGCAACGGTATTTAAGTAAAATTTCGGGTCCTTTGTTAGACCGTATAGATATTCATACTGAAGTAACTCCTGTTCCTTTCGAAAAATTATCTGAAGAACGTAAAGGTGAGGGAAGTGTTGAAATTAGAAAACGAGTTACTGCAGCTAGAGAATTACAAACTGCCCGATTTGAAGAACTAGAAAATGTGCATTACAATGCGCAAATGAATACAAAGCAAATAAGGCAATATTGCAAACTAGATGAAAAATCGAAATCCCTTTTAAAAAATGCAATGGAACGTTTAAACCTTTCTGCAAGAGCCTATGACAGGATTTTGAAAGTTGCAAGAACCATAGCCGATCTTGGCGGTGACGCAGTTTTAAATGGTGACCATATTTCGGAAGCTATTCAGTATCGAAGTTTAGATAGAGAAGGTTGGTTGGGGTAA
- a CDS encoding pyridoxal phosphate-dependent aminotransferase, producing MNNLDRRQWLKTAGLTGGFTFLGGFGALAIPTKSSYATIEYNIAKLNSNENPYGPSKAVREVILNSLDIACRYPSVSLRPLVEQIAQKEGVTKDHIVITGGSTEGLKAAGLTYGINGGEIIAADPTFQSLMTYAENFGATVHRVPVDENMGHDLMEMEKRITSKTGLIFICNPNNPTGTLLDKNKLRDFCSSVSKKTMVFSDEAYYDFITEPDYPSMVELVKENMNVIVSKTFSKVYGLAGLRIGYLIARPDIATRLKKNVMAMTNVIAIEAAKEALRDDEFYKFSVAKNVEAKNSIYKTLTDLNLEHQKSHTNFVFFKTGRPISEMMAAMEKENVLIGRPFPPFTDWARISTGTLEEVQLFDKALRKVMG from the coding sequence ATGAATAACCTTGACCGACGACAATGGCTTAAAACTGCAGGACTAACTGGTGGATTTACTTTTTTAGGCGGATTTGGCGCACTAGCCATACCTACCAAAAGTTCTTATGCTACCATAGAGTATAATATTGCCAAACTAAATTCTAACGAAAATCCGTACGGACCATCAAAAGCAGTAAGAGAGGTAATTTTAAATTCTTTAGATATTGCATGTAGATATCCTTCCGTTAGTTTACGCCCATTGGTGGAACAAATAGCCCAGAAAGAAGGCGTTACAAAAGACCATATTGTAATAACAGGGGGCTCAACCGAAGGTTTAAAAGCTGCCGGTTTAACCTACGGAATTAATGGCGGAGAAATCATTGCCGCAGACCCTACTTTTCAATCTTTAATGACCTATGCCGAAAATTTTGGTGCTACAGTTCATCGCGTTCCTGTAGATGAAAATATGGGTCACGATTTAATGGAGATGGAAAAACGCATTACCTCTAAAACAGGATTAATTTTCATTTGCAACCCCAATAACCCTACAGGTACCCTTTTGGATAAAAATAAGCTGAGGGACTTTTGTTCTTCGGTAAGCAAAAAAACCATGGTTTTTAGCGATGAAGCCTATTACGATTTTATTACCGAGCCCGATTACCCTTCTATGGTAGAATTGGTAAAAGAGAACATGAATGTAATTGTCTCTAAAACCTTCTCTAAGGTGTATGGCCTTGCCGGACTACGTATTGGTTATTTAATTGCCAGACCAGATATTGCCACCAGGTTAAAAAAGAATGTTATGGCGATGACAAATGTGATAGCCATTGAAGCTGCCAAGGAAGCATTAAGAGACGATGAATTTTACAAGTTCAGTGTCGCTAAAAACGTAGAGGCGAAAAATAGTATCTATAAAACGTTAACCGATTTAAATTTAGAACACCAAAAATCGCACACCAATTTTGTTTTCTTTAAAACAGGCAGACCAATTTCTGAAATGATGGCTGCCATGGAAAAAGAGAATGTCCTTATTGGTAGACCTTTCCCTCCATTTACTGATTGGGCACGTATTAGTACAGGGACACTTGAAGAAGTGCAGCTATTTGATAAAGCACTTAGGAAGGTGATGGGATAA
- a CDS encoding Nramp family divalent metal transporter encodes MFKKLGPGVLVAAAFIGPGTVTACTLAGVDFGFSLLWAMLLSIIATYILQEMSARLGIVTQKGLADVIKQELHNPWIRNGVIALIFSAIIIGNASYEAGNIGGATMGMEALFGIEYSKTYPFILGGLAFILLYLGSYKALEKVFIVLVLIMSLSFVMTAVLTKPNMWELIKGLVIPTVPEKGILTIIALVGTTVVPYNLFLHAALVSEKWKSKEDLKLAKRDTLVSIILGGLVSMSIIISASAINSTEVNNVMDMAKALEPLYGSAALYFLGIGMFAAGVTSAITAPLAAAYVANSCFGWKAGLKDAKFRFIWILILVLGVLFLSFGIKPIEVIKFAQITNGLLLPIIAVFLLWVVNRVGVMGIYKNTRMQNGIGLVIILLSVLLGAKSIFSVIGLL; translated from the coding sequence ATGTTTAAGAAATTAGGTCCAGGTGTACTCGTAGCAGCAGCTTTTATTGGGCCAGGCACGGTTACGGCATGTACTTTGGCAGGCGTTGATTTTGGGTTTAGTTTACTGTGGGCCATGTTGTTATCTATTATTGCTACCTATATTCTCCAGGAAATGTCTGCAAGATTGGGAATTGTTACACAGAAAGGTTTAGCTGATGTAATAAAACAAGAACTACATAATCCATGGATTCGCAATGGAGTTATAGCACTTATCTTTTCGGCAATAATCATTGGTAATGCGTCATATGAAGCAGGTAATATTGGAGGAGCTACAATGGGAATGGAAGCTTTGTTTGGTATTGAATATAGTAAAACTTACCCTTTTATACTTGGAGGACTAGCGTTTATACTCTTGTATTTAGGAAGTTATAAAGCATTAGAAAAAGTATTTATTGTTTTAGTGCTTATTATGAGTTTATCCTTTGTAATGACCGCTGTACTAACGAAACCAAATATGTGGGAACTTATAAAAGGACTTGTGATACCTACGGTTCCTGAGAAAGGGATTTTGACAATAATTGCTTTGGTTGGTACTACCGTAGTTCCTTACAACCTCTTTTTGCATGCGGCGCTCGTTAGTGAAAAGTGGAAATCTAAAGAGGATTTAAAACTGGCAAAACGTGATACTTTGGTTTCAATAATCTTAGGCGGACTCGTTTCTATGAGTATAATAATTTCTGCATCAGCCATAAATTCAACTGAGGTCAATAATGTTATGGATATGGCAAAAGCATTAGAACCTTTGTACGGTTCTGCGGCCTTGTATTTTTTAGGAATAGGAATGTTTGCAGCCGGTGTTACCTCTGCGATAACTGCACCTTTAGCTGCGGCCTATGTCGCAAATAGTTGTTTTGGATGGAAAGCAGGATTAAAAGATGCAAAATTCAGGTTTATTTGGATATTGATATTGGTTTTAGGAGTATTATTTTTATCGTTCGGTATTAAGCCAATAGAGGTTATAAAGTTTGCTCAGATTACGAATGGATTGCTTCTGCCTATTATTGCAGTTTTTCTACTTTGGGTCGTTAATAGAGTAGGCGTAATGGGTATTTATAAGAATACTAGGATGCAGAATGGTATAGGACTTGTAATCATTTTATTATCGGTATTATTGGGAGCAAAAAGTATTTTCAGTGTAATAGGTTTACTATAA
- the pxpA gene encoding 5-oxoprolinase subunit PxpA yields the protein MTKSTIDINCDVGEGIGNESNLFAFISSCNIACGGHAGSVATMRLCINLAKQFNVKIGAHPSYPDRENFGRVSMDISDEDLVNSIGRQINSFINECNNLNAKLHHIKPHGALYNDIAKNTHLAEVFLTAIAPYKQKAILYVPYGSLIEEIAVKNGFVIKKEAFADRNYNSDLSLVSRTQAQALITTGKDVLKHLLLMFNENLVETITGEKKSIFADTFCVHGDTPSALQILMYLSEQLPKYNLQTKS from the coding sequence ATGACAAAAAGTACAATAGATATAAATTGTGATGTTGGTGAGGGAATAGGTAATGAGTCGAACCTATTTGCTTTTATAAGTTCATGTAATATAGCTTGCGGTGGTCATGCCGGTTCGGTAGCAACAATGAGGTTATGTATAAATTTAGCTAAACAGTTTAATGTAAAAATTGGTGCCCATCCTTCATATCCGGATAGAGAGAATTTTGGTCGGGTTTCAATGGACATTTCTGATGAAGACCTTGTAAATAGTATAGGTAGGCAAATCAATTCCTTTATAAACGAATGTAACAATCTAAATGCCAAACTTCATCATATTAAACCACATGGAGCCCTTTATAATGATATAGCCAAGAATACGCATTTAGCAGAAGTATTTCTTACAGCGATTGCTCCTTATAAGCAGAAAGCAATATTATATGTTCCCTATGGCAGCTTAATTGAAGAAATTGCTGTAAAGAATGGTTTTGTAATTAAGAAAGAAGCTTTTGCAGATAGAAATTATAATTCAGATTTAAGTTTAGTTTCGAGAACACAAGCGCAAGCATTGATTACTACGGGCAAAGATGTTTTAAAACACTTGCTTTTAATGTTCAATGAAAATTTGGTAGAAACAATTACTGGAGAAAAAAAATCAATCTTTGCCGATACGTTTTGTGTTCATGGAGATACCCCTTCGGCGTTGCAAATTTTAATGTATCTTTCAGAACAATTGCCAAAATATAATTTACAGACGAAATCGTGA
- the pxpB gene encoding 5-oxoprolinase subunit PxpB, translated as MNSPEIHIKPLGIHSILIEWPKEVSEHILETILSFESLLRTAICIEKEWEMVPSYNSLLLINRGITIDFDKFSKEIYAAYLELGEFNKPNRYLWRLPVSYDLEFGLDLEDVAKSLNKTIPEIIAIHTGATYTVYGIGFLPGFMYLGGIAKDLELPRKATPRPKVVKGAVGIAGKQAGIYPQESPGGWNIIGNCSVPIFDATKENPCFVNVGDKIEFYSISKAEYDLHKIEAEVGIYIPEKIKIDA; from the coding sequence GTGAATTCCCCTGAAATACATATAAAACCATTAGGAATACATTCTATTCTAATAGAATGGCCAAAAGAAGTTAGCGAGCATATTCTCGAAACTATATTAAGTTTTGAATCTTTATTACGTACCGCAATTTGTATTGAAAAAGAATGGGAAATGGTCCCTTCATATAATTCTCTGTTATTGATTAATAGAGGAATCACTATCGATTTTGATAAATTTTCAAAAGAAATTTATGCAGCCTATTTAGAATTAGGAGAGTTTAACAAACCAAATAGATACTTATGGCGATTGCCAGTTTCATATGATTTGGAATTTGGTTTGGATCTTGAAGATGTAGCTAAGAGTCTTAATAAGACCATACCAGAAATTATTGCAATACATACAGGTGCTACATATACTGTTTATGGAATAGGTTTTTTGCCGGGCTTTATGTATTTAGGAGGAATAGCAAAAGACTTAGAGTTACCAAGAAAAGCAACACCTAGACCAAAAGTAGTTAAAGGTGCCGTTGGTATTGCGGGTAAACAGGCAGGTATTTACCCACAAGAATCTCCTGGAGGTTGGAATATAATTGGAAATTGTTCTGTTCCTATTTTCGATGCAACAAAAGAAAATCCCTGTTTTGTAAATGTTGGTGATAAAATTGAGTTTTATTCCATATCTAAAGCGGAATATGATTTACATAAAATAGAAGCTGAAGTAGGTATTTATATACCTGAAAAAATAAAGATAGATGCTTAA
- a CDS encoding 5-oxoprolinase subunit C family protein, whose translation MLKVLKAGFYTSVQDSGRFYYRNKGVPVSGVMDEMSVFKVNSLLENEVSSAVLEITMTGPTLVFEEETYMALGGAKMSATLNNLPIQNYKVYQIQIGDILSFGKLEKGYRSYLGVKNGFISGSVLGSRSFYKPITRENRLKDNDVVPFAFNNLFEPKISEIKVDSFLDESKIEVSKGPEFDLLNDKQLEELFSKTFSVAHENNRMAYQIQELISPHQLSMLTSATLPGTVQLTPAGKLIVLMKDGQTTGGYPRVMQLTDKAICVLAQKKGGDVIKFKLV comes from the coding sequence ATGCTTAAAGTTTTAAAAGCAGGTTTTTACACCTCGGTTCAAGATTCGGGCAGGTTTTATTATAGGAATAAAGGAGTTCCTGTATCTGGTGTAATGGATGAAATGTCGGTATTTAAAGTAAACTCTTTACTGGAAAACGAGGTATCTTCTGCTGTATTAGAAATAACAATGACAGGACCTACTCTTGTTTTTGAAGAGGAAACATATATGGCATTAGGTGGCGCTAAAATGTCTGCCACTTTAAATAATTTGCCCATACAAAATTATAAAGTTTATCAAATTCAAATTGGGGATATTCTATCATTTGGAAAATTAGAAAAAGGATACAGATCATATTTAGGAGTGAAAAATGGTTTTATCTCTGGTTCAGTATTAGGAAGCAGATCTTTCTATAAGCCAATTACTAGGGAAAATAGATTAAAGGATAATGATGTTGTTCCCTTTGCTTTTAATAATCTATTTGAACCAAAAATTTCTGAAATTAAAGTTGATTCTTTTTTAGATGAAAGTAAAATAGAAGTAAGTAAAGGGCCAGAATTCGATTTATTGAATGATAAACAACTAGAAGAGCTATTTTCTAAAACTTTTTCTGTAGCACATGAAAATAATAGAATGGCCTATCAAATTCAAGAATTAATTTCACCACATCAACTGTCTATGTTGACCTCGGCAACTTTACCGGGTACAGTGCAATTAACACCTGCTGGTAAACTAATTGTATTAATGAAAGACGGACAAACAACGGGTGGGTATCCTAGAGTTATGCAATTAACGGATAAGGCAATTTGTGTTCTTGCACAAAAAAAAGGCGGAGATGTCATTAAATTCAAGTTGGTGTAA